In a single window of the Nicotiana tomentosiformis chromosome 8, ASM39032v3, whole genome shotgun sequence genome:
- the LOC104088037 gene encoding receptor-like protein kinase THESEUS 1 isoform X2 → MTIVTENFVLLNNFSFKSYNGSYLFKEYAINVNSDSLTLALIPSNNSVAFINAIEVVSVPDELIPDQAVALSPLAPFNGLSELALETVYRLNMGGPQLTAQNDTLGRKWENDAKYLHINSSAVNASVSPSSIKYPATMTPEIAPNWVYATAETMGEANVPDVNFNITWIFTVDPNFMYFIRVHFCDIVSESLNALLFNLYVNDDIALLDIDLSNLAGNLDVPLYKDFVCNSSVNSSMLKVSVGPDTSADYINAIMNGLEIMKISNEARSFNGVQSVETFLVLPHKKSKIGIILGFALGASAALAFIGLCCCFFIARRSKNSNHRHSWLPPLYGNSLTLTKMSTISRASCISLASPNVGRFFSFQEILDATNKFDESLLLGVGGFGRVYKGTLEDGTRLAIKRGKQGSEQGLAEFQTEIEMLSKLRHRHLVSLIGYCDEMSEMILVYEYMANGPLRSHLYGTDLPPLSWKRRLEICIGAAKGLHYLHTGAAQSIIHRDVKTTNILLDENFVAKVADFGLSKAGPALDQTHVSTAVKGSFGYLDPEYFRRQQLTEKSDVYSFGVVLMEVLCTRPALNPVLPREQVNIAEWAMIWQKKGMLDRIMDTNLEGKVNPASLKKFGETAEKCLAEHGVDRPSMGDVLWNLEYALQLEEASSALAETNDNSTNHIPGIPLTPDEPFDKSVSKIEGINSKTDDDARNAANSAVFSQLVNSRGR, encoded by the coding sequence ATGACGATTGTCACAGAAAATTTTGTTCTGTTGAATAACTTCAGTTTCAAGAGTTATAATGGTTCATACCTCTTTAAGGAATATGCCATCAACGTCAATTCGGATAGCTTGACTCTTGCTTTAATCCCTTCAAACAATTCCGTTGCATTTATAAACGCCATTGAAGTTGTGTCCGTCCCTGATGAGTTGATTCCAGATCAAGCAGTCGCTTTATCTCCCTTAGCGCCTTTTAATGGTCTTTCAGAACTAGCCCTTGAAACTGTTTATCGTCTAAATATGGGAGGTCCTCAGCTCACTGCTCAGAATGACACATTGGGGAGAAAGTGGGAGAATGACGCGAAGTACCTGCACATTAACAGCTCTGCAGTAAATGCTTCAGTTAGTCCGTCAAGTATAAAATATCCGGCTACTATGACTCCTGAAATAGCACCAAATTGGGTTTACGCTACTGCTGAAACAATGGGAGAAGCAAATGTACCTGATGTGAATTTTAACATCACGTGGATCTTCACAGTTGATCCGAACTTCATGTACTTCATCCGCGTACATTTTTGTGATATTGTGAGCGAATCTTTGAACGCTCTTCTGTTCAACTTATATGTTAATGATGACATTGCTCTATTGGACATAGACTTGTCAAACTTAGCTGGTAATTTGGACGTACCTTTATACAAAGATTTCGTCTGTAATTCCTCGGTGAATTCAAGTATGCTAAAAGTTAGTGTTGGTCCAGACACGAGTGCTGATTATATAAATGCAATTATGAACGGACTTGAAATCATGAAGATTAGCAACGAAGCCAGAAGCTTTAATGGGGTTCAATCTGTTGAGACTTTTCTTGTGTTGCCTCACAAAAAGAGCAAGATAGGTATCATTCTTGGTTTTGCCTTAGGAGCATCAGCTGCATTGGCGTTTATCGGGTTGTGTTGTTGCTTCTTTATAGCCCGGAGATCAAAGAATTCCAACCACAGGCACTCGTGGCTTCCTCCCTTGTATGGAAACTCTTTAACTTTGACGAAAATGTCTACAATTTCTCGAGCAAGCTGCATCTCCTTGGCTTCACCAAACGTTGGACGATTCTTTAGTTTCCAAGAAATATTGGATGCAACTAACAAATTTGATGAAAGCTTGCTTCTTGGTGTTGGTGGTTTTGGTAGGGTCTATAAAGGAACACTAGAAGATGGGACTAGACTTGCTATTAAAAGAGGAAAACAAGGATCTGAACAAGGTTTAGCTGAATTTCAAACtgagattgaaatgttatccAAGCTTCGCCATCGTCACCTTGTGTCTTTGATTGGTTATTGTGATGAAATGTCAGAAATGATTCTGGTTTATGAATATATGGCAAATGGTCCTCTCCGAAGTCATCTTTATGGAACGGATCTCCCACCTCTCTCGTGGAAGCGACGTCTTGAGATTTGTATCGGTGCTGCCAAGGGGCTGCATTATCTCCACACTGGTGCAGCTCAGAGCATCATTCACCGCGATGTCAAAACTACCAACATACTCTTGGATGAGAACTTTGTAGCTAAAGTTGCTGATTTTGGTCTTTCTAAAGCTGGACCGGCTCTTGATCAGACACACGTCAGCACCGCCGTTAAGGGTAGTTTTGGATACCTTGATCCTGAATACTTCAGGAGGCAGCAGCTTACAGAGAAATCAGATGTTTATTCATTTGGTGTTGTCCTAATGGAAGTTCTCTGCACTAGACCTGCATTAAATCCAGTGCTCCCACGCGAGCAAGTTAATATAGCCGAGTGGGCTATGATTTGGCAAAAGAAAGGCATGTTGGATCGGATAATGGACACAAACCTCGAGGGGAAGGTGAATCCAGCCTcgctgaaaaagttcggggagacagCTGAAAAGTGTTTGGCTGAGCACGGAGTTGATAGACCTTCGATGGGGGATGTGCTGTGGAACTTAGAATATGCACTTCAACTTGAAGAAGCCTCATCAGCACTAGCAGAGACCAATGATAACAGTACAAACCATATACCTGGTATACCATTAACACCAGACGAGCCATTCGACAAGAGTGTTAGCAAGATTGAAGGGATTAACTCAAAAACAGATGATGATGCAAGGAATGCTGCTAATAGTGCTGTTTTTTCTCAGCTGGTAAATTCACGGGGAAGATGA
- the LOC104088036 gene encoding uncharacterized protein, with translation MGIFDELRAAAGKLLNRKVQQKSSNACALEGKYSAGITSSVSKIGGSVKYDGAQKTDDYVFYPDGREKIGRILSKLTKFAVVSAVDESLKTVAGGSKIIKEGLKDQSPSCPSTRAEKQDVSVMMEEMQAKMEKFQDDMNNTKQQNEVSVKCITGLDSFEFSDEPVKCSTPSKSNRKKVFIRSRL, from the exons ATGGGCATTTTTGATGAACTCCGAGCAGCCGCCGGCAAACTTTTGAACCGGAAAGTTCAACAGAAATCGTCAAACGCATGCGCGTTAGAAGGCAAGTACAGTGCCGGTATTACATCGTCCGTTTCCAAAATCGGTGGTTCCGTCAAATATGACGGCGCTCAAAAGACGGATGATTACGTTTTTTACCCTGACGGCCGTGAAAAGATCGGCCGAATTCTCTCAAAGCTTACGAAATTTGCCGTCGTCTCTGCCGTTGACGAATCTCTTAAAACCGTCGCTG GTGGCAGTAAAATTATCAAGGAGGGATTGAAGGACCAATCGCCTTCATGTCCTTCCACTAGAGCTGAGAAACAAGATGTTTCTGTTATGATGGAGGAGATGCAAGCGAAGATGGAGAAATTTCAGGATGACATGAATAACACGAAGCAGCAAAATGAGGTGTCAGTTAAATGTATCACGGGGTTGGATTCCTTTGAGTTCTCTGATGAGCCTGTCAAGTGTTCAACGCCTTCAAAATCTAATAGAAAAAAGGTTTTCATTCGCTCTCGGTTGTAG
- the LOC104088037 gene encoding receptor-like protein kinase THESEUS 1 isoform X1, protein MNLRMVHLIPLVLALVVSSFLTQGSNASFTPTDNYLLVCGSSQNVTYIGQTYVPDSLHSSVSLESNENSIAATSNSSSPSSIYHSARIFYRTIFYKFDIKQEGRHWVRLYFYPLPGHNLKSASMTIVTENFVLLNNFSFKSYNGSYLFKEYAINVNSDSLTLALIPSNNSVAFINAIEVVSVPDELIPDQAVALSPLAPFNGLSELALETVYRLNMGGPQLTAQNDTLGRKWENDAKYLHINSSAVNASVSPSSIKYPATMTPEIAPNWVYATAETMGEANVPDVNFNITWIFTVDPNFMYFIRVHFCDIVSESLNALLFNLYVNDDIALLDIDLSNLAGNLDVPLYKDFVCNSSVNSSMLKVSVGPDTSADYINAIMNGLEIMKISNEARSFNGVQSVETFLVLPHKKSKIGIILGFALGASAALAFIGLCCCFFIARRSKNSNHRHSWLPPLYGNSLTLTKMSTISRASCISLASPNVGRFFSFQEILDATNKFDESLLLGVGGFGRVYKGTLEDGTRLAIKRGKQGSEQGLAEFQTEIEMLSKLRHRHLVSLIGYCDEMSEMILVYEYMANGPLRSHLYGTDLPPLSWKRRLEICIGAAKGLHYLHTGAAQSIIHRDVKTTNILLDENFVAKVADFGLSKAGPALDQTHVSTAVKGSFGYLDPEYFRRQQLTEKSDVYSFGVVLMEVLCTRPALNPVLPREQVNIAEWAMIWQKKGMLDRIMDTNLEGKVNPASLKKFGETAEKCLAEHGVDRPSMGDVLWNLEYALQLEEASSALAETNDNSTNHIPGIPLTPDEPFDKSVSKIEGINSKTDDDARNAANSAVFSQLVNSRGR, encoded by the coding sequence ATGAATTTGAGAATGGTGCATTTGATTCCTTTGGTTCTAGCATTAGTAGTGTCAAGTTTTTTGACTCAGGGTTCTAACGCTTCCTTTACTCCTACTGATAACTACTTGCTTGTTTGTGGATCTTCACAAAATGTGACTTATATTGGCCAAACATATGTTCCTGATTCACTCCATTCTTCAGTTTCTTTAGAGAGTAACGAAAATTCTATTGCTGCCACGTCCAATTCTAGTTCTCCGTCTTCGATCTATCACTCTGCAAGAATTTTCTATAGAACGATATTTTACAAGTTTGATATAAAGCAAGAAGGACGACATTGGGTTCGTCTCTATTTCTATCCTCTTCCTGGCCACAACTTAAAGTCTGCCTCAATGACGATTGTCACAGAAAATTTTGTTCTGTTGAATAACTTCAGTTTCAAGAGTTATAATGGTTCATACCTCTTTAAGGAATATGCCATCAACGTCAATTCGGATAGCTTGACTCTTGCTTTAATCCCTTCAAACAATTCCGTTGCATTTATAAACGCCATTGAAGTTGTGTCCGTCCCTGATGAGTTGATTCCAGATCAAGCAGTCGCTTTATCTCCCTTAGCGCCTTTTAATGGTCTTTCAGAACTAGCCCTTGAAACTGTTTATCGTCTAAATATGGGAGGTCCTCAGCTCACTGCTCAGAATGACACATTGGGGAGAAAGTGGGAGAATGACGCGAAGTACCTGCACATTAACAGCTCTGCAGTAAATGCTTCAGTTAGTCCGTCAAGTATAAAATATCCGGCTACTATGACTCCTGAAATAGCACCAAATTGGGTTTACGCTACTGCTGAAACAATGGGAGAAGCAAATGTACCTGATGTGAATTTTAACATCACGTGGATCTTCACAGTTGATCCGAACTTCATGTACTTCATCCGCGTACATTTTTGTGATATTGTGAGCGAATCTTTGAACGCTCTTCTGTTCAACTTATATGTTAATGATGACATTGCTCTATTGGACATAGACTTGTCAAACTTAGCTGGTAATTTGGACGTACCTTTATACAAAGATTTCGTCTGTAATTCCTCGGTGAATTCAAGTATGCTAAAAGTTAGTGTTGGTCCAGACACGAGTGCTGATTATATAAATGCAATTATGAACGGACTTGAAATCATGAAGATTAGCAACGAAGCCAGAAGCTTTAATGGGGTTCAATCTGTTGAGACTTTTCTTGTGTTGCCTCACAAAAAGAGCAAGATAGGTATCATTCTTGGTTTTGCCTTAGGAGCATCAGCTGCATTGGCGTTTATCGGGTTGTGTTGTTGCTTCTTTATAGCCCGGAGATCAAAGAATTCCAACCACAGGCACTCGTGGCTTCCTCCCTTGTATGGAAACTCTTTAACTTTGACGAAAATGTCTACAATTTCTCGAGCAAGCTGCATCTCCTTGGCTTCACCAAACGTTGGACGATTCTTTAGTTTCCAAGAAATATTGGATGCAACTAACAAATTTGATGAAAGCTTGCTTCTTGGTGTTGGTGGTTTTGGTAGGGTCTATAAAGGAACACTAGAAGATGGGACTAGACTTGCTATTAAAAGAGGAAAACAAGGATCTGAACAAGGTTTAGCTGAATTTCAAACtgagattgaaatgttatccAAGCTTCGCCATCGTCACCTTGTGTCTTTGATTGGTTATTGTGATGAAATGTCAGAAATGATTCTGGTTTATGAATATATGGCAAATGGTCCTCTCCGAAGTCATCTTTATGGAACGGATCTCCCACCTCTCTCGTGGAAGCGACGTCTTGAGATTTGTATCGGTGCTGCCAAGGGGCTGCATTATCTCCACACTGGTGCAGCTCAGAGCATCATTCACCGCGATGTCAAAACTACCAACATACTCTTGGATGAGAACTTTGTAGCTAAAGTTGCTGATTTTGGTCTTTCTAAAGCTGGACCGGCTCTTGATCAGACACACGTCAGCACCGCCGTTAAGGGTAGTTTTGGATACCTTGATCCTGAATACTTCAGGAGGCAGCAGCTTACAGAGAAATCAGATGTTTATTCATTTGGTGTTGTCCTAATGGAAGTTCTCTGCACTAGACCTGCATTAAATCCAGTGCTCCCACGCGAGCAAGTTAATATAGCCGAGTGGGCTATGATTTGGCAAAAGAAAGGCATGTTGGATCGGATAATGGACACAAACCTCGAGGGGAAGGTGAATCCAGCCTcgctgaaaaagttcggggagacagCTGAAAAGTGTTTGGCTGAGCACGGAGTTGATAGACCTTCGATGGGGGATGTGCTGTGGAACTTAGAATATGCACTTCAACTTGAAGAAGCCTCATCAGCACTAGCAGAGACCAATGATAACAGTACAAACCATATACCTGGTATACCATTAACACCAGACGAGCCATTCGACAAGAGTGTTAGCAAGATTGAAGGGATTAACTCAAAAACAGATGATGATGCAAGGAATGCTGCTAATAGTGCTGTTTTTTCTCAGCTGGTAAATTCACGGGGAAGATGA